A single Pantoea rwandensis DNA region contains:
- a CDS encoding GNAT family N-acetyltransferase, whose amino-acid sequence MLLQTERLLLRPVKECDLIDLYRIYGDPATNTFNPAGPYPDIDYARNVLKHWLRHWSHHGFGCWAIAEKNTPSSLIGFGGLTLRSIELMTVNNLGYRFETAAWGKGYGTEFARFSVAFGFSNLDLQEISATVRAHHLSSQGVLKKSGLRFIREVHDVEKASPSLLYSIKKSDWLGN is encoded by the coding sequence ATGCTGCTTCAAACTGAACGGCTTCTGTTGAGGCCAGTAAAAGAATGTGACCTGATTGATTTGTATAGAATTTATGGTGATCCGGCAACAAATACATTTAACCCCGCAGGTCCTTATCCGGACATTGATTATGCCAGAAATGTTCTGAAACACTGGCTGAGACACTGGAGTCATCATGGATTCGGATGCTGGGCCATTGCGGAGAAAAACACGCCTTCATCCCTTATAGGTTTTGGGGGGCTGACTCTTCGAAGCATAGAGCTTATGACGGTGAATAATCTAGGTTATAGGTTTGAGACTGCTGCTTGGGGAAAAGGTTATGGAACTGAATTTGCGAGATTTTCGGTGGCTTTTGGGTTCAGTAATCTGGATCTTCAGGAAATTTCAGCCACTGTCAGAGCGCATCATCTGTCATCGCAGGGTGTGCTGAAAAAGTCCGGTCTCCGCTTTATCAGAGAAGTTCACGACGTAGAAAAAGCCTCACCCAGCCTGTTGTACTCCATCAAGAAAAGTGACTGGCTGGGAAACTGA
- the iraP gene encoding anti-adapter protein IraP, translating to MKNVVLSMLAKISQIDAGMKQLTARVEAQSLLISALVLAVSKEGGVTEMIESANKAINTVIESTESDELLKSDAAILLSEFQSLLNISRAVDSADNVIDQAAIEELKKPD from the coding sequence ATGAAGAATGTTGTGCTCAGCATGCTTGCTAAAATTTCACAAATTGATGCGGGAATGAAACAGTTAACTGCCCGTGTTGAAGCCCAGTCTCTGCTTATCAGCGCACTCGTTCTGGCAGTAAGTAAAGAAGGGGGCGTTACTGAAATGATCGAAAGTGCGAATAAGGCTATTAATACGGTTATCGAATCCACTGAATCAGATGAACTACTCAAATCAGACGCCGCAATCCTGCTCAGCGAGTTTCAAAGCTTGTTAAATATTTCTCGCGCTGTAGACAGTGCGGACAATGTGATTGACCAGGCTGCTATAGAGGAGCTGAAAAAACCAGACTAA